From Eriocheir sinensis breed Jianghai 21 chromosome 37, ASM2467909v1, whole genome shotgun sequence, one genomic window encodes:
- the LOC127008401 gene encoding myosin-10-like translates to MCTQLSMAENQRSSIELERDSVIEKLESSKKKLNKKKKLLEQFKERVTILETDLEARNEAHIQLEEENKNKEEVNNNFEMAVNELNKEILMCKDNINDLTQKLALTEDHSAKLQEEKTKLEEDLKKASSDLETKAQECENLAETIKQLRADTKKLEKECDVKVKSASAETKSKRLLDQKINGLEEKLKKSIKNVENLEAELKTTKNLLSEKGKETEALQVSLNKAVCEKQEIQHRYEAKDKSLQSYQSSTSTTLEALQKELDNVQEELEETKINHEQKVLQLQNQLGEARDTLNSSNIAHEKQLQEITKAFQEEHETSLAQCQKEITTLKAKVEAMMSELEHAKQEASAAIKDKLQIKLESDNKVKEMGDLLDIYKTDKETKLKSAEEELLKSRSQIAQLMQEKDELLAKIKTLTQSLEVAAMVKPAVTQVTEPDDANLHTPSPNTYLNTFAEPSLPPAPRAVAAMRKIEANKFQGNQPVAGILKTGRRTLLPPEYQKRVVFKPLAPIRDYASGDSSSEACALEIADSDDPFEEIKRARRHPAGVRSEKVPRANVAPFISEAKPPQKTNLPPSEQDIDEEVNRAPTVVSSRRKRGRGEKKQNLKTYSAVSPKNKQAKTE, encoded by the exons ATGTGCACTCAGCTGTCCATGGCGGAGAACCAGAGGAGCAGCATTGAG CTTGAAAGAGACAGTGTTATAGAAAAGCTTGAGAGCAGTAAGAAGAagttaaacaaaaagaaaaaactacTGGAGCAGTTCAAAGAACGG GTTACCATTTTAGAAACTGATCTAGAAGCAAGGAACGAAGCACACATTCAacttgaagaagaaaataaaaataaggaagaagtcAATAACAATTTTGAAATGGCAGTCAATGAACTGAACAAGGAAATCTTA ATGTGTAAAGATAACATAAATGATCTGACACAAAAACTTGCCTTGACTGAAGATCATAGTGCAAAACttcaagaagaaaaaacaaagcttGAGGAGGACCTCAAAAAAGCCAG CTCAGACTTGGAGACAAAGGCTCAGGAATGTGAAAACCTTGCAGAAACAATCAAGCAGCTGAGAGCCGACACAAAGAAACTTGAAAAAGAA TGTGACGTAAAAGTTAAGAGTGCTTCTGCAGAGACCAAGTCAAAGAGACTTCTAGATCAAAAAATAAATGGCCtggaagaaaagttaaagaaaagcataaaaaatgTTGAAAACCTCGAGGCTGAACTGAAAACAACTAAGAATCTGCTaagtgaaaaggggaaggaaactgaGGCTCTGCAAGTGTCCCTAAATAAAGCTGTGTGTGAGAAACAAGAAATTCAACACCGGTATGAAGCCAAAGACAAGTCGCTTCAGAGTTACCAAAGTTCAACATCCACCACCTTAGAAGCTCTCCAAAAGGAGCTTGATAACGTTCAGGAAGAACTTGAGGAGACAAAGATCAACCATGAACAGAAAGTGTTGCAGCTCCAGAACCAGTTAGGTGAGGCAAGAGACACTTTGAACTCGTCCAACATTGCTCATGAAAAACAGCTTCAAGAAATTACAAAGGCTTTCCAGGAAGAGCATGAGACCTCCCTGGCACAGTGTCAA AAGGAGATCACTACCCTGAAAGCAAAGGTAGAGGCCATGATGAGTGAGCTGGAGCATGCTAAGCAGGAGGCCAGCGCTGCTATTAAAGATAAACTACAGATAAAACTGGAGTCAGACAACAAAGTGAAG GAAATGGGTGATCTTTTGGACATCTATAAAACTGATAAAGAAACCAAACTGAAGAGTGCTGAAGAAGAGCTCCTAAAAAGTAGGTCACAGATTGCACAGCTCATGCAGGAGAAG GATGAACTGTTGGCCAAAATCAAGACTCTGACCCAAAGTTTAGAAGTGGCTGCAATGGTAAAGCCTGCTGTGACACAG gtgACTGAACCTGATGATGCCAACTTGCATACACCCAGCCCCAACACATACTTGAACACCTTTGCTGAGCCAAGCCTTCCTCCAGCACCCAGGGCAGTTGCTGCCATGAGAAAGATAGAAGCTAATAAATTTCAG GGGAACCAGCCAGTTGCTGGTATTCTTAAGACGGGTCGACGTACTCTTCTGCCCCCTGAGTACCAGAAGCGTGTTGTGTTCAAACCACTGGCGCCCATCAGAGACTATGCTTCTGGAGACTCAAGCTCAGAGGCCTGTGCATTGGAG ATTGCTGACAGTGATGACCCATTTGAAGAAATAAAGCGGGCCAGAAGGCACCCAGCAGGGGTTAGGTCAGAGAAGGTGCCAAGAGCCAATGTGGCTCCTTTCATAAGTGAAGCCAAGCCTCCTCAGAAAACAAATTTGCCTCCCAGTGAACAAGATATAGATGAGGAGGTGAACAGAGCACCGACAGTTGTTTCCTCACGAAGGAAAAGG GGAAGAGGTGAAAAGAAGCAGAATTTGAAGACATACAGTGCAGTCAGCCCAAAGAATAAACAGGCAAAAACTGAGTAG
- the LOC127008403 gene encoding uncharacterized protein LOC127008403 isoform X1 produces the protein MTLQQQVPRTSLGMDSQPRVQTTVSSDTRILGKEEMRDLRKQLQSEAENIARWKASTEVKSKNMQRDIEVKNNIIEDQRSNLMELQLHSEHLSQSLFQERQERELVNSKVTHTRQLFLTLQEQYEQLFQTVSTFQTCKDEMQKEHDDLIEKLTDLKQSFGLQEDAIENMISQAEENAGLFKNAKDSWEKNVKEKDQEIEDLTLQFESLKAAAKELSESLESATADLSSVESARAHLSSELDEVKASLLRTQEELKEQRESLTDQITKSDQELRLAREQLEERTKEFEEAAEKIQYLKKVNDTLEGSKSELAERVAALASRKQELEEARTRIVI, from the exons aTGACCTTACAGCAACAAGTCCCCAGAACTTCCCTAGGCATGGACAGCCAACCCAGGGTGCAGACCACAG TTTCCTCAGATACAAGAATCcttggaaaagaagaaatgagggacctCCGCAAACAGCTGCAATCAGAAGCTGAAAACATTGCTCGATGGAAGGCTTCCACTGAG GTCAAGTCAAAGAACATGCAGCGAGATATTGAGGTCAAGAATAACATCATTGAGGACCAGCGGAGCAATCTCATGGAGCTCCAGCTGCACTCTGAGCACCTCTCACAGTCACTCTTTCAGGAACGGCAGGAAAGGGAGCTTGTTAACTCAAA AGTAACCCACACACGGCAGCTGTTCTTGACTTTACAGGAGCAGTATGAACAACTGTTTCAAACGGTCTCCACCTTTCAAACTTGTAAAGATGAAATGCAGAAGGAGCATGATGACTTGATTGAGAAACTGACAGATTTAAAACAAAGTTTTGGATTGCAAGAGGATGCTATAGAAAATATGATATCTCAAG CTGAGGAAAATGCCGGTCTCTTCAAGAATGCCAAAGACTCATGGGAGAAAAATGTTAAAGAGAAAGATCAAGAAATTGAAGACTTGACTCTCCAGTTTGAGTCTTTGAAAGCAGCAGCAAAAGAATTATCAGAGAGTTTGGAAAGCGCTACAGCAGACCTGTCCTCTGTGGAGAGTGCAAGAGCTCACTTGTCCTCTGAGCTGGATGAG gtCAAAGCCTCATTACTCAGGACTCAAGAGGAGCTCAAGGAACAGAGGGAAAGTCTGACCGATCAAATCACAAAATCAGATCAAGAACTGAGGCTTGCAAGGGAACA ATTAGAGGAGAGAACAAAAGAATTTGAGGAAGCAGCTGAGAAGATTCAGTATTTGAAAAAGGTTAATGACACCCTGGAAGGAAGCAAGAGTGAGCTGGCAGAGAGAGTGGCTGCTCTTGCCTCTCGTAAACAGGAACTAGAAGAGGCAAGAACACGTATAGTCATTTAG
- the LOC127008403 gene encoding CAP-Gly domain-containing linker protein 1-like isoform X2, which produces MTLQQQVPRTSLGMDSQPRVQTTDTRILGKEEMRDLRKQLQSEAENIARWKASTEVKSKNMQRDIEVKNNIIEDQRSNLMELQLHSEHLSQSLFQERQERELVNSKVTHTRQLFLTLQEQYEQLFQTVSTFQTCKDEMQKEHDDLIEKLTDLKQSFGLQEDAIENMISQAEENAGLFKNAKDSWEKNVKEKDQEIEDLTLQFESLKAAAKELSESLESATADLSSVESARAHLSSELDEVKASLLRTQEELKEQRESLTDQITKSDQELRLAREQLEERTKEFEEAAEKIQYLKKVNDTLEGSKSELAERVAALASRKQELEEARTRIVI; this is translated from the exons aTGACCTTACAGCAACAAGTCCCCAGAACTTCCCTAGGCATGGACAGCCAACCCAGGGTGCAGACCACAG ATACAAGAATCcttggaaaagaagaaatgagggacctCCGCAAACAGCTGCAATCAGAAGCTGAAAACATTGCTCGATGGAAGGCTTCCACTGAG GTCAAGTCAAAGAACATGCAGCGAGATATTGAGGTCAAGAATAACATCATTGAGGACCAGCGGAGCAATCTCATGGAGCTCCAGCTGCACTCTGAGCACCTCTCACAGTCACTCTTTCAGGAACGGCAGGAAAGGGAGCTTGTTAACTCAAA AGTAACCCACACACGGCAGCTGTTCTTGACTTTACAGGAGCAGTATGAACAACTGTTTCAAACGGTCTCCACCTTTCAAACTTGTAAAGATGAAATGCAGAAGGAGCATGATGACTTGATTGAGAAACTGACAGATTTAAAACAAAGTTTTGGATTGCAAGAGGATGCTATAGAAAATATGATATCTCAAG CTGAGGAAAATGCCGGTCTCTTCAAGAATGCCAAAGACTCATGGGAGAAAAATGTTAAAGAGAAAGATCAAGAAATTGAAGACTTGACTCTCCAGTTTGAGTCTTTGAAAGCAGCAGCAAAAGAATTATCAGAGAGTTTGGAAAGCGCTACAGCAGACCTGTCCTCTGTGGAGAGTGCAAGAGCTCACTTGTCCTCTGAGCTGGATGAG gtCAAAGCCTCATTACTCAGGACTCAAGAGGAGCTCAAGGAACAGAGGGAAAGTCTGACCGATCAAATCACAAAATCAGATCAAGAACTGAGGCTTGCAAGGGAACA ATTAGAGGAGAGAACAAAAGAATTTGAGGAAGCAGCTGAGAAGATTCAGTATTTGAAAAAGGTTAATGACACCCTGGAAGGAAGCAAGAGTGAGCTGGCAGAGAGAGTGGCTGCTCTTGCCTCTCGTAAACAGGAACTAGAAGAGGCAAGAACACGTATAGTCATTTAG
- the LOC127008402 gene encoding 6-phosphogluconate dehydrogenase, decarboxylating-like isoform X2 — MAEQEPVADIALIGLAVMGQNLILNMDDHGWVVCAFNRTTEKVDSFLAREAKGTKVVGAHSLPEMVAKLKKPRRVMLLVKAGAAVDGFIEKLIPLLEKGDIIIDGGNSEYQDTQRRCHQLAEHGLLFVGSGVSGGEEGARYGPSLMPGGHRDAWPHIQPIFQSICAKSGDEPCCDWVGEDGAGHYVKMVHNGIEYGDMQLICEAYHLMKGALGMTCDEMSEVFAEWNKGELDSFLIEITANILAFKDTDGEPLVEKIRDAAGQKGTGKWTAISGLEYGTPTTLIAESVFARCLSALKDERVKASSVLTGPESSTYSGDKEEFVENIRKALYASKIVSYAQGFMLLREAAAKFGWNLNYGGIALMWRGGCIIRSVFLGKIKDAFDTNPHLTNLLLDDFFRDAVGRCQAGWRAVVAQSALLGIPAPALNSALAFYDGYRSDVLPANLIQAQRDYFGAHTYELAASPGKFHHTNWTGTGGDVSSSSYNA, encoded by the exons ATGGCCGAGCAGGAACCCGT TGCCGACATCGCCCTCATCGGCCTGGCGGTGATGGGGCAGAATCTGATCCTCAATATGGACGATCACGGGTGGGTGGTGTGCGCCTTCAACAGAACGACGGAGAAGGTGGACAGCTTCCTAGCGCGTGAGGCCAAGGGGACAAAAGTGGTGGGCGCTCACTCCCTGCCCGAGATGGTGGCCAAGCTGAAGAAGCCCAGGAGGGTCATGCTTCTTGTCaagg cCGGCGCTGCAGTGGACGGTTTCATTGAGAAGCTAATCCCTCTGCTGGAGAAGGGCGACATCATCATCGACGGAGGGAACTCTGAGTACCAGGACACCCAGCGGag ATGTCACCAGCTGGCAGAACACGGCCTGCTGTTCGTGGGGTCAGGAGTGTCcgggggtgaggagggggcacGCTATGGCCCTTCACTCATGCCTGGGGGCCACCGTGATGCCTGGCCACACATACAGCCCATCTTCCAG AGCATCTGCGCCAAGTCCGGGGATGAGCCGTGCTGTGACTGGGTGGGGGAGGACGGCGCCGGCCACTACGTCAAGATGGTGCACAACGGCATTGAGTACGGGGACATGCAGCTCATCTGTGAGGCCTACCACCTCATGAAGGGGGCCCTCGGCATGACGTGTGACGAGATGAGTGAG GTGTTTGCGGAGTGGAACAAGGGTGAGCTGGACTCCTTCCTCATCGAGATCACCGCCAACATCCTCGCTTTCAAGGATACAGATG GTGAGCCGCTGGTGGAGAAGATAAGGGATGCGGCGGGCCAGAAAGGGACCGGGAAGTGGACGGCTATCTCAGGTCTGGAGTACGGCACACCCACTACCCTCATCGCCGAGTCTGTGTTCGCTCGCTGCCTCTCGGCCCTCAAG GACGAGCGAGTGAAGGCCAGCAGCGTTCTCACCGGGCCAGAGAGCTCCACGTATTCCGGCGACAAGGAGGAGTTTGTGGAGAACATCAGGAAG GCCCTGTACGCCAGCAAGATCGTGTCCTACGCCCAGGGCTTCATGCTGCTGAGGGAGGCGGCGGCTAAGTTTGGCTGGAACCTCAACTATGGCGGGATTGCTCTCATGTGGCGCGGCGGCTGCATCATCCGCAG tgTGTTCCTGGGCAAGATCAAGGACGCCTTCGACACCAACCCTCACCTGACCAACCTGCTGCTGGACGACTTCTTCCGTGACGCAGTGGGCCGGTGTCAGGCTGGGTGGAGGGCGGTGGTGGCCCAGAGTGCCCTCCTCGGCATCCCTGCTCCGGCACTCAACTCAGCGCTGGCGTTCTATGATGGTTACCGGTCTGACGTGCTCCCTGCCAACTTGATTCAG gCCCAGAGAGATTACTTCGGAGCCCACACCTACGAGCTGGCCGCCTCCCCTGGCAAGTTCCACCACACCAACTGGACGGGCACAGGAGGGgacgtgtcttcctcctcctacaatgCCTAG
- the LOC127008402 gene encoding 6-phosphogluconate dehydrogenase, decarboxylating-like isoform X1, with translation MGNSPCRTIKTIAMRKTEPVADIALIGLAVMGQNLILNMDDHGWVVCAFNRTTEKVDSFLAREAKGTKVVGAHSLPEMVAKLKKPRRVMLLVKAGAAVDGFIEKLIPLLEKGDIIIDGGNSEYQDTQRRCHQLAEHGLLFVGSGVSGGEEGARYGPSLMPGGHRDAWPHIQPIFQSICAKSGDEPCCDWVGEDGAGHYVKMVHNGIEYGDMQLICEAYHLMKGALGMTCDEMSEVFAEWNKGELDSFLIEITANILAFKDTDGEPLVEKIRDAAGQKGTGKWTAISGLEYGTPTTLIAESVFARCLSALKDERVKASSVLTGPESSTYSGDKEEFVENIRKALYASKIVSYAQGFMLLREAAAKFGWNLNYGGIALMWRGGCIIRSVFLGKIKDAFDTNPHLTNLLLDDFFRDAVGRCQAGWRAVVAQSALLGIPAPALNSALAFYDGYRSDVLPANLIQAQRDYFGAHTYELAASPGKFHHTNWTGTGGDVSSSSYNA, from the exons atgggaaactcACCTTGTCGCACCATAAAAACCATCGCCATGAGGAAAACAGAACCTGT TGCCGACATCGCCCTCATCGGCCTGGCGGTGATGGGGCAGAATCTGATCCTCAATATGGACGATCACGGGTGGGTGGTGTGCGCCTTCAACAGAACGACGGAGAAGGTGGACAGCTTCCTAGCGCGTGAGGCCAAGGGGACAAAAGTGGTGGGCGCTCACTCCCTGCCCGAGATGGTGGCCAAGCTGAAGAAGCCCAGGAGGGTCATGCTTCTTGTCaagg cCGGCGCTGCAGTGGACGGTTTCATTGAGAAGCTAATCCCTCTGCTGGAGAAGGGCGACATCATCATCGACGGAGGGAACTCTGAGTACCAGGACACCCAGCGGag ATGTCACCAGCTGGCAGAACACGGCCTGCTGTTCGTGGGGTCAGGAGTGTCcgggggtgaggagggggcacGCTATGGCCCTTCACTCATGCCTGGGGGCCACCGTGATGCCTGGCCACACATACAGCCCATCTTCCAG AGCATCTGCGCCAAGTCCGGGGATGAGCCGTGCTGTGACTGGGTGGGGGAGGACGGCGCCGGCCACTACGTCAAGATGGTGCACAACGGCATTGAGTACGGGGACATGCAGCTCATCTGTGAGGCCTACCACCTCATGAAGGGGGCCCTCGGCATGACGTGTGACGAGATGAGTGAG GTGTTTGCGGAGTGGAACAAGGGTGAGCTGGACTCCTTCCTCATCGAGATCACCGCCAACATCCTCGCTTTCAAGGATACAGATG GTGAGCCGCTGGTGGAGAAGATAAGGGATGCGGCGGGCCAGAAAGGGACCGGGAAGTGGACGGCTATCTCAGGTCTGGAGTACGGCACACCCACTACCCTCATCGCCGAGTCTGTGTTCGCTCGCTGCCTCTCGGCCCTCAAG GACGAGCGAGTGAAGGCCAGCAGCGTTCTCACCGGGCCAGAGAGCTCCACGTATTCCGGCGACAAGGAGGAGTTTGTGGAGAACATCAGGAAG GCCCTGTACGCCAGCAAGATCGTGTCCTACGCCCAGGGCTTCATGCTGCTGAGGGAGGCGGCGGCTAAGTTTGGCTGGAACCTCAACTATGGCGGGATTGCTCTCATGTGGCGCGGCGGCTGCATCATCCGCAG tgTGTTCCTGGGCAAGATCAAGGACGCCTTCGACACCAACCCTCACCTGACCAACCTGCTGCTGGACGACTTCTTCCGTGACGCAGTGGGCCGGTGTCAGGCTGGGTGGAGGGCGGTGGTGGCCCAGAGTGCCCTCCTCGGCATCCCTGCTCCGGCACTCAACTCAGCGCTGGCGTTCTATGATGGTTACCGGTCTGACGTGCTCCCTGCCAACTTGATTCAG gCCCAGAGAGATTACTTCGGAGCCCACACCTACGAGCTGGCCGCCTCCCCTGGCAAGTTCCACCACACCAACTGGACGGGCACAGGAGGGgacgtgtcttcctcctcctacaatgCCTAG